CAATGGGGTGATTTCATCCTATTGATGATGTTTTTCGTTTCAACCCACATCATATCACGTTTGATAGAGGTCATTTGACCTATTCGGTATATCCGTAGTATTTGAGTCTATTCTCTTTGCTACGCCAGCCTTTGTCCACCTTGACAAAGGTCTCCAGATATACTTTCTGCCCGATGAAGGCCTCGATGTCCTTTCTCGCTTCTGTGCCCACACGTTTGAGCATGGAACCCCCTTTCCCGATGATGATATTCTTCTGACTATCCCGTTCGACCATGATCAGGGCCCGTATCCTGACCAGTCCTTCCTCCTCTTTATAGCTTTCAACCAATACCTCAGTACTGTAGGGAATTTCTTTTTCATAGTGCTGGAAGATCTTCTCCCGTATGATCTCCGAAACAAAGAATCTCAATGGTCTATCTGTCAACTGGTCCTTGTCGAAGTAAGGAGGCCCTTCAGGCAATAGCTCGATGATACGTTCGTACACACTCTCGATATTGAACTTGTGCAGTGCACTTACCGGGATAACTTCAGCATGCGGAACTTGTTCTTGCCAGTATGCTATGCGCTCCATCACATGATCCTGTTGATGTAGATCGATCTTGTTGATCAATAGAAGCACTGGTATGTGATCCATCTTGCGGATGGTCTCCAAAGTGGGTTCATGATTGGTCTTCTGTTCCTTACCATCGGTCATGAAGATCAGGATATCAGCATCCTTCAGCGCTGTCTTTACATAACTCATCATGTGTTCATGCAGCTTGTAGGCCGCATTGACCAGACCCGGTGTATCGGAGAACACGATCTGGTACTCGGGTCGGTTGACGATACCGAAGACCCGATGTCTGGTAGTTTGAGCCTTGCTGGTGATGATAGAGAGTTTCTCTCCGACCAATTCATTCATCAAGGTGGACTTGCCCACATTGGGACTTCCGATGATATTCACAAAACCCGATCGATGTGTCATAGCAGCAATTAAGTGAAAAATAAAAAGGTCGATTCTTTAGAACCGACCTTTTTTCGCTTGTAGCGGGGGCAGGACTCGAACCTGCGACCCTCGGGTTATGAGCCCGATGAGCTACCAACTGCTCCACCCCGCGATATTGGGACAACGAAGGTAACATTAATTCCTACATTTAACTGCATTATTGCGGCTCCAACATCATATGAGACTCCTCTTTCCTGTATTGATAATCTATCTGATCTCCTGCACCCCATCAAAGAAAAAACAGGGGTCGGTAGAGCCCGAACCTTCTTCTTCCCTCTTCAAAGCACTGAGCGTTGAAGAATCAGGAATTCGATTCTCCAACGACCTCCGAGAGACCAAAGAATTCAACTACCTCAGGTATATCTATACTTATAACGGTGGAGGTGTAGCGATTGGAGATGTCAATGGCGATGGTCTGGAGGACATCCTGTTCAGCGGTAATCAAGTACCTAATAGTCTCTATCTCAATCAAGGTGATCTCAAGTTCGTAGACGTGACCGAGTCCAGTGGCTTGATCGATGGCACAAGCTGGTGCACTGGGGTGAATATGATCGACATAGATGCAGATGGGGATCTGGATCTATATATCTGTCGTAGTGCATCTCTTTCTGATGAAAGCCTCAGACGCAATCTGCTCTATATCAACGATGGAAAAGGAACCTTTAAGGAACAAGGGGCACAATTCGGATTGGCTGATGCCGGATTCAGCACTCAAGCTTATTTCTTCGATTACGACCAGGATGGAGACTTGGATTGCTATGTACTCAATCACCTCACCAAAGTGAAGACTGACCAAGTTGTACACTGGAGTCAGGACGCTTCTTTCGACCCTGCTTTGAGCGATCGTCTTTATCGGAATGAGGGAGGACAATTCACGGATGTCACTGAAGCATCGGGTATACTCAATCAGTGCTGGGGCTTGAGCGCGTGCATTGATGACTTCGACCAAGATGGCTGGCCGGATATCTATGTATGCAATGATTTCAGAGAAGGTGACATTCTCTACATCAACCAAAAAGATGGCACCTTCCGAGATGATCTGAATACACATTTCTCACACACGTCATTCTACAGTATGGGCTCGGATGCTGCCGATCTGGATAATGATGGTCTGTATGAACTGATGGTCTTGGACATGGCTCCTAAATCACATGAGCGCAGCAAGCAGAATATGGCCGCCATGCAGAGAGATGCCTTCTGGAAGATGACCGAGATCGGCTATCATCACCAGTATATGCACAATATGCTCCACTGGAATATCGGCAATGGGAGGTACAGTGAGATCTCTCAGTATGCAGGTATGGCAAATACCGATTGGAGCTGGTCGGCCCTGATGGCCGATCTGGATCTGGATGGCCTGAAGGACATCTATGTGACCAATGGGATCAAGAAAGATGTCAATGATCGGGATTATAAACTATTGATAGAGAACCGGTTCCGATCTGGACAACCGATGGGATTCCAGGAAGTCATGCAGAATTGGCCCTCGCAGAGAGTGGCCAATATCGCCTACAGAAACAGAGGCGCTATGCAATTCGAAGAGGCGCGAGATAGTTGGGGTCTTAATGAAGCTGTGACCAGTCACGGTGCAGCCTATGCCGACCTAGACAATGATGGTGACCTGGATATTGTGGTCAATCATATGGACCGTCCTGCTACGGTCTATGAGAATCATAGTCAAGCTAAGGGAGTGACTATCGACCTACGAGGCGAAGGACTCAATCCTTTTGCTATCGGGGCCCGTTTGACCTATCAGGATTCAGTCGGTCTACAAATACTCACCAAACAACCGACCAGGGGGTTCCAGTCCAGTGTGGGCAACGGATTGACTGTTGCTTTGCGTTCTACAAATGGTAAAATCGCTGTGACCTGGCCCGATGGTACTCAGACTTCATATTCCGGTCCTTTCAGCCCGGGTCGTA
This DNA window, taken from Flavobacteriales bacterium, encodes the following:
- a CDS encoding VCBS repeat-containing protein yields the protein MRLLFPVLIIYLISCTPSKKKQGSVEPEPSSSLFKALSVEESGIRFSNDLRETKEFNYLRYIYTYNGGGVAIGDVNGDGLEDILFSGNQVPNSLYLNQGDLKFVDVTESSGLIDGTSWCTGVNMIDIDADGDLDLYICRSASLSDESLRRNLLYINDGKGTFKEQGAQFGLADAGFSTQAYFFDYDQDGDLDCYVLNHLTKVKTDQVVHWSQDASFDPALSDRLYRNEGGQFTDVTEASGILNQCWGLSACIDDFDQDGWPDIYVCNDFREGDILYINQKDGTFRDDLNTHFSHTSFYSMGSDAADLDNDGLYELMVLDMAPKSHERSKQNMAAMQRDAFWKMTEIGYHHQYMHNMLHWNIGNGRYSEISQYAGMANTDWSWSALMADLDLDGLKDIYVTNGIKKDVNDRDYKLLIENRFRSGQPMGFQEVMQNWPSQRVANIAYRNRGAMQFEEARDSWGLNEAVTSHGAAYADLDNDGDLDIVVNHMDRPATVYENHSQAKGVTIDLRGEGLNPFAIGARLTYQDSVGLQILTKQPTRGFQSSVGNGLTVALRSTNGKIAVTWPDGTQTSYSGPFSPGRITLSKASGSEEDPPTLVIKNFSVYDMASIHTHKENPYDDYQREVLIPQKMSGLGPCLATGDLNGDGVDDLFIGASKGQAAGTFLLSQNGNLTQINEGLWKNEVEYEDGAGHFLDVDADGDLDLMVTCGGNEEDSSIEDYPIRFYLNNGQGEFSKTSSPLGYLNSNSITSSDYDQDGDVDVFLGGRQVAGRYGINAHSLLLKNESGTLNVDANTETLFADLGMVTDVRFVDVNGDGWDDLLITGEWMPILLSINEQGSLQAPRPIYPSTGWWYALETVDIDRDGDLDIVAGNLGQNNKFHPSSEKPLELYVGDLNKDGSHDIVLAKSTSGRTIPVRGRDCSMDQIPELGMKFPSYTSFSQADLNTIYGYPNLSKAHHSSLDEFASCMFINKGNGEFEKVLLPWQAQLGPILDIELADIDSDGLDDLIIAGGIYDVENETTRYDGQVGMVLFNRGETRFEVDEHYLGFLPYPVKALSWSSTTATPFLLSVENNGPLRRTEFE
- the era gene encoding GTPase Era, coding for MTHRSGFVNIIGSPNVGKSTLMNELVGEKLSIITSKAQTTRHRVFGIVNRPEYQIVFSDTPGLVNAAYKLHEHMMSYVKTALKDADILIFMTDGKEQKTNHEPTLETIRKMDHIPVLLLINKIDLHQQDHVMERIAYWQEQVPHAEVIPVSALHKFNIESVYERIIELLPEGPPYFDKDQLTDRPLRFFVSEIIREKIFQHYEKEIPYSTEVLVESYKEEEGLVRIRALIMVERDSQKNIIIGKGGSMLKRVGTEARKDIEAFIGQKVYLETFVKVDKGWRSKENRLKYYGYTE